Proteins encoded in a region of the Verrucomicrobiota bacterium genome:
- a CDS encoding pyridoxal-phosphate dependent enzyme, producing MRNAPLLFEMSLRLREQLPWLPLVDAPTPVARLAGLSERLGVEVWIKRDDLTSPVYGGNKPRKLEFLLAAARAGGFSTVVTLGGLGTNHGLATAIHGRRLGLRVVLGLFEQPVTDHVRRSLRLYHAHGAEMIYAGSGIEAIRRFEDEHAARADAARGNAARGNAARGNAYSIPMGGSNAVGALGFVDAGLELARQVEQGNCPMPRAVYVATGTCGTLAGLCVGLKLGGLATRVVGLQVTAPVFANAQAALGLAAATLSHLRSLDASLPPVELSLDDFVLDTGHFGPGYGHPTDSARAAIGVVRETEGLTLDLTYTGKALGALIDHVRAGTLDGPVLFWNTFNSVELSAAAERVDWHDLPQAFHRFFE from the coding sequence ATGCGAAACGCGCCGTTGCTGTTCGAGATGTCTCTCCGGCTACGCGAGCAGTTGCCGTGGCTGCCGCTCGTAGACGCGCCCACCCCGGTTGCACGGCTCGCGGGGCTGAGTGAGCGCCTCGGCGTCGAGGTGTGGATCAAGCGAGACGATCTCACCTCGCCCGTCTACGGCGGCAACAAGCCGCGCAAGCTCGAGTTCCTGCTCGCCGCCGCGCGCGCAGGGGGCTTCTCGACGGTCGTCACGCTCGGCGGCCTGGGCACCAACCACGGGCTAGCCACGGCCATCCACGGCCGGCGGCTCGGGCTGCGCGTCGTGCTCGGGCTGTTCGAGCAGCCGGTAACCGACCACGTCCGACGAAGCCTGCGCCTCTACCACGCGCACGGTGCCGAGATGATCTATGCCGGGAGCGGTATCGAGGCGATCCGCCGCTTCGAGGACGAGCACGCCGCGCGGGCGGACGCGGCGCGTGGGAACGCGGCCCGTGGGAACGCGGCGCGTGGGAACGCGTACTCCATTCCAATGGGCGGCTCGAATGCCGTCGGCGCGCTCGGTTTCGTCGACGCCGGCCTCGAGTTGGCTCGACAGGTCGAGCAAGGCAACTGCCCAATGCCGCGCGCCGTCTACGTGGCGACCGGCACGTGCGGAACGCTTGCGGGGCTCTGCGTCGGGTTGAAGCTCGGCGGATTGGCGACGCGCGTCGTCGGCTTGCAAGTGACAGCGCCCGTCTTCGCCAATGCGCAAGCGGCCCTCGGTCTCGCAGCGGCCACGCTGTCACACTTGCGCAGTCTCGACGCGAGCCTCCCACCCGTCGAGCTTTCGCTGGACGACTTCGTGCTCGACACAGGCCACTTCGGCCCCGGCTACGGCCACCCGACCGACTCGGCCCGCGCCGCCATTGGCGTCGTGCGCGAGACCGAGGGCCTCACGCTCGACCTGACCTACACCGGCAAAGCCCTCGGTGCGCTCATCGACCATGTGCGAGCTGGCACCCTCGACGGTCCCGTGCTCTTCTGGAACACCTTCAACTCCGTCGAGCTCTCCGCTGCCGCCGAGCGCGTGGACTGGCACGATCTGCCGCAAGCCTTCCACCGCTTCTTCGAGTGA